In Candidatus Sodalis pierantonius str. SOPE, one DNA window encodes the following:
- a CDS encoding DUF1349 domain-containing protein, translated as MVAEAFTLRPPDSRMVALNPAGKMFIGPSGVSICPAAGTDFWRQTWFGHNADNGHALLSEFRGDAELCACVHFRPRHCYDQAGLMVRLSADDWIKFCAEREPDNATWLGVAATRAGLSDWSGMEWPGGRPSGYFSKSVCARRRWCSRPADRTVVCG; from the coding sequence ATGGTCGCTGAGGCCTTTACCCTTCGTCCGCCCGATAGCCGTATGGTGGCGCTCAATCCTGCCGGCAAAATGTTCATCGGGCCGTCGGGGGTGTCGATATGCCCGGCCGCCGGCACCGATTTCTGGCGACAGACTTGGTTTGGTCATAACGCCGACAATGGACATGCGCTGCTGAGCGAATTTCGCGGCGACGCCGAGCTTTGCGCCTGCGTTCATTTCCGGCCGCGCCATTGTTATGACCAGGCCGGGCTGATGGTCCGACTGTCCGCCGACGATTGGATCAAATTTTGCGCGGAACGCGAGCCGGATAATGCCACTTGGCTCGGCGTGGCGGCGACGCGCGCGGGGTTGTCCGACTGGTCGGGGATGGAGTGGCCGGGGGGCAGACCCAGCGGCTATTTTTCAAAATCAGTCTGCGCCAGGAGGCGCTGGTGCTCTCGGCCGGCGGATCGGACGGTTGTCTGCGGGTAG
- a CDS encoding SDR family NAD(P)-dependent oxidoreductase gives MRFQRKVVVVTGASSGIGAAAVERFAQEGATVVLVSRQLHKLQRVAARLAPDRHMVVQADVADRQAVESMIGQVMGRYARIDVLVNNAGVQIPGTVLQSGLDNWHKVASVNIDGVLACSTLALPHLIASRGCIVNNVSVSGLGGDWGGAHYCAAKSAVVNLTRAMALDHAADGVRVNSVCPSLVMTGMTAGFAAETCEKFYQRIPMERAGEASEVASAMAFLAIDDASFITGVNLLVDGGVTASDGQLRLPADAF, from the coding sequence ATGCGTTTTCAGCGGAAAGTAGTGGTAGTGACCGGTGCGTCCAGCGGTATCGGCGCGGCGGCGGTGGAGCGTTTCGCCCAGGAAGGTGCGACGGTGGTGCTGGTCAGCCGCCAACTGCATAAACTACAGCGCGTGGCCGCGCGACTGGCGCCCGACCGGCATATGGTGGTGCAGGCGGATGTGGCCGACAGGCAGGCGGTGGAATCCATGATAGGCCAGGTGATGGGGCGCTATGCCCGCATAGATGTGCTGGTGAATAATGCAGGGGTGCAGATACCTGGAACCGTGTTGCAAAGCGGCCTAGACAACTGGCATAAGGTGGCCTCGGTCAATATTGACGGCGTTCTCGCCTGTTCGACGTTGGCGCTGCCGCATCTTATCGCCAGCCGCGGCTGCATTGTCAATAATGTCTCGGTATCGGGGCTAGGCGGCGATTGGGGCGGCGCGCATTATTGCGCCGCCAAGAGCGCGGTGGTGAATCTCACCCGCGCTATGGCGCTTGACCATGCCGCCGACGGCGTACGGGTGAATTCCGTGTGCCCCAGCCTGGTAATGACCGGTATGACGGCGGGTTTCGCCGCTGAAACCTGTGAGAAGTTTTATCAGCGTATCCCTATGGAGCGTGCAGGGGAGGCCAGTGAGGTCGCTTCCGCGATGGCCTTTTTGGCCATCGATGACGCCAGTTTTATCACCGGCGTCAACCTGCTGGTAGACGGCGGCGTCACCGCGTCCGACGGACAGCTCCGCCTGCCGGCGGACGCGTTTTAA
- a CDS encoding Dabb family protein: MEHIKIRQIHKFLNRLEHNVFLQFRQDASQETIQSVAKALLDMVTHIPSIKRARWYDNLSREQRDKGFHHMIALWLEDRSALEAYLAHPHHQSVSDDILLPALAQGVESLLVFDRRAEDGTDGR, translated from the coding sequence ATTGAACATATCAAAATCAGGCAAATACACAAATTTCTAAACAGGCTCGAGCACAACGTCTTTTTGCAATTCCGTCAGGATGCATCACAAGAAACGATTCAGTCTGTCGCCAAAGCGCTACTGGATATGGTGACGCATATCCCGAGCATCAAACGCGCGCGCTGGTACGACAATCTTAGCCGTGAGCAGCGCGATAAAGGCTTCCACCATATGATAGCGCTTTGGTTAGAGGATAGGTCGGCGCTTGAGGCCTATTTGGCGCATCCCCATCATCAATCGGTCAGCGACGATATCCTGTTACCGGCCTTGGCGCAAGGTGTCGAGTCGCTGCTGGTTTTCGATCGCCGGGCGGAGGACGGTACCGATGGTCGCTGA
- a CDS encoding ABC transporter permease, whose translation MKGKGIAALVPFALLFTAFQIAPLVWMVIGSFMSDLDGWGLGNYRTIFSSPFYRQAMQFSLQLTFSSSLCGLLIATGASYYLHRLGISRLRDGAIAFTNMTSNFTGVSLAFAFIILLGANGCVTLLLRRYGWMTDFSLYSKTGLTVLYTYFQIPLGVLLLYPAFGAWRESAALLGASRLRFWLHIGLPVLTPALLGTFVILLANALGAYATLFALTTSNYNIIPIRISALVAGDLDLDPYLVSALGMVLVALMVLITLAHQLLVRRSYIRARP comes from the coding sequence ATGAAGGGCAAAGGGATTGCGGCGCTGGTGCCGTTTGCGTTGCTGTTTACCGCATTTCAGATAGCGCCGTTGGTGTGGATGGTTATTGGCAGTTTCATGAGCGATCTCGACGGCTGGGGTCTTGGCAACTATCGCACCATTTTCAGCTCGCCGTTTTATCGCCAGGCCATGCAGTTCTCCTTACAATTGACGTTTTCCTCCAGCCTGTGCGGCCTGCTCATCGCCACCGGCGCCAGCTACTACCTGCACCGGCTGGGGATTTCGCGCCTGCGCGACGGCGCCATCGCCTTTACCAACATGACCAGCAACTTCACCGGCGTGTCGCTGGCCTTCGCCTTTATTATTCTGCTGGGCGCCAACGGCTGCGTCACCCTGCTGCTGCGCCGCTATGGCTGGATGACGGATTTTAGCCTGTATTCAAAAACCGGGTTGACGGTGCTCTATACCTATTTTCAGATCCCGCTGGGCGTGCTGCTGCTGTATCCCGCTTTCGGCGCGTGGCGCGAGTCCGCGGCGCTCTTGGGCGCGAGCCGCCTGCGTTTCTGGCTGCATATCGGTTTGCCGGTATTGACGCCGGCGCTCCTGGGCACCTTTGTTATCCTGCTGGCCAATGCGCTCGGGGCCTATGCCACCCTCTTTGCGCTCACCACCAGTAATTACAACATCATTCCGATCCGCATTTCGGCGCTGGTGGCAGGGGATCTCGATCTCGACCCGTACTTGGTCAGCGCGCTGGGAATGGTGCTGGTGGCGTTGATGGTATTAATAACGTTGGCGCATCAACTGTTGGTACGCCGCAGCTATATCCGCGCCCGCCCCTAA
- a CDS encoding molecular chaperone, with protein sequence MQTRIKPFFRPQGVAADRGDAWKKLEWFYQSGKLTVKNPTPYFITVNKALADGQQALTIDMVAPFTSEALPRKNQNVTRAAKSFMTPWQILAISVRRFHRQCGEIIKIKVCEDEKINCFDRGDDDGRRYFFRNSGYLLVPVTSDH encoded by the coding sequence ACCCTTTTTCCGGCCGCAAGGGGTTGCCGCGGATAGAGGCGATGCCTGGAAAAAGCTCGAATGGTTTTATCAAAGTGGGAAATTAACGGTTAAGAACCCAACGCCCTATTTTATCACGGTGAATAAAGCGCTGGCAGACGGCCAACAAGCATTAACCATCGATATGGTCGCGCCTTTTACCAGCGAAGCGTTACCCCGTAAAAATCAAAACGTCACCAGAGCGGCAAAGTCATTTATGACACCCTGGCAAATTTTAGCGATATCAGTGAGAAGGTTTCATCGGCAGTGCGGTGAAATCATTAAAATAAAGGTATGTGAAGATGAAAAAATTAACTGTTTTGACAGGGGCGATGATGATGGCAGGCGGTATTTCTTCCGCAACAGCGGGTACCTGCTGGTTCCGGTCACATCCGATCACTGA
- a CDS encoding ABC transporter substrate-binding protein has protein sequence MKYLYASVLTTALEQAARQEGQVMSVGMPDSWANWKQTWQDLASQYQIQHSDTDMSSAQKIAKFLAEKNNASADIGVSFAPLAVQKGVMQPYKPSTWDQIPVWAKDKEGQWAVAYTGTIAFIVNKQTVKTIPHSWADLLKGDYKVALGDVGTAAQAVNGVLAAAYAMGGNETNLQPGLDFFAKLAKAGRLGLNDPSIAALEKGEVDVGIIWDFNGLNYRDQIDKTRFEVLIPSDGSVFSGYSTIINKYAKHPNAAKFAREHIFSDAGQINLARGYARPIRVERLTLPEDVKAKLLPDEQYKNAHPIADAAAWEKNAKALPRLWQENVMMAMKQ, from the coding sequence ATGAAATATTTGTACGCTTCTGTGTTAACGACAGCGCTGGAGCAGGCGGCGCGTCAGGAAGGACAAGTCATGAGCGTCGGCATGCCCGATTCGTGGGCAAACTGGAAACAGACCTGGCAGGATTTGGCCAGCCAGTATCAGATACAGCACAGCGATACGGATATGAGTTCCGCGCAGAAAATCGCCAAATTCTTGGCGGAAAAGAATAACGCCAGCGCCGATATCGGCGTCTCCTTCGCCCCGCTGGCGGTACAAAAAGGAGTGATGCAGCCCTATAAACCCAGCACTTGGGATCAGATCCCCGTCTGGGCGAAAGATAAAGAGGGGCAGTGGGCGGTGGCTTACACCGGCACGATTGCGTTTATCGTCAATAAGCAGACGGTGAAAACTATTCCCCATAGCTGGGCGGATCTGTTGAAGGGCGATTACAAAGTTGCTTTAGGGGATGTCGGCACTGCGGCGCAGGCGGTCAATGGCGTGTTGGCGGCCGCTTACGCCATGGGCGGCAACGAGACGAATCTGCAACCGGGCCTCGACTTCTTCGCCAAACTGGCCAAGGCCGGTCGGCTGGGCCTAAACGATCCCTCTATTGCCGCTCTAGAGAAGGGGGAAGTGGACGTCGGGATCATCTGGGACTTTAACGGCCTCAATTATCGCGACCAGATTGATAAAACCCGGTTTGAGGTACTGATCCCCTCCGATGGCAGCGTCTTTTCCGGTTACAGCACTATCATCAATAAATATGCCAAACATCCCAACGCCGCCAAATTCGCGCGCGAACACATCTTCTCGGACGCGGGGCAGATCAATTTGGCTCGCGGCTATGCCCGCCCGATCCGCGTTGAACGACTGACGTTGCCGGAAGACGTCAAGGCGAAACTTTTGCCCGACGAACAGTATAAAAATGCGCACCCGATAGCCGACGCCGCGGCCTGGGAAAAGAATGCCAAAGCGTTGCCGCGTCTGTGGCAGGAAAACGTCATGATGGCGATGAAACAGTAA
- a CDS encoding IS256-like element ISSoEn2 family transposase — translation MDEKQLQALANELAKNLKTPEDLSHFDRRLKKISVEAALNAEMTHHLGYDKNQPKPGTNARNGYSTKTVTTGDGPLALRTPRDRDGFFEPQLVKKNQTRITGMDNQILSLYAKGMTTREIAAAFKELYDADVSPALVSKVTDAVMEQVVEWQNRPLDAVYPIVYLDCIVLKVRQDSRIINKSVFLALGINIEGQKELLGMWLAENEGAKFWLNVLTELKNRGLNDILIACVDGLKGFPDAINAVYPEARLQLCIVHMVRNSLRFVSWKDYKAVTRDLKAIYQAPTEEAGLQALEAFSSAWDIRYPQISRSWQANWANLATFFAYPTDIRKVIYTTNAIESLNSVIRHAIKKRKVFPTDDAVKKVVWLAIQAASQKWTMPLRDWRMAMSRFIIEFGERLDGHF, via the coding sequence ATGGACGAAAAACAGTTGCAGGCTCTGGCTAACGAACTGGCCAAAAATCTCAAAACCCCTGAAGATCTCAGTCACTTCGATCGGCGGCTGAAAAAAATTAGCGTCGAAGCAGCTCTCAATGCCGAAATGACCCATCACCTCGGCTACGATAAAAATCAGCCTAAACCGGGGACCAACGCCCGCAACGGCTATTCCACAAAAACCGTTACCACTGGCGATGGCCCGCTGGCGCTGCGTACTCCGCGCGATCGTGACGGTTTCTTTGAACCGCAACTGGTGAAGAAGAACCAGACCCGGATTACCGGGATGGATAACCAGATTTTATCGTTGTACGCCAAAGGGATGACCACCCGCGAGATCGCCGCCGCGTTCAAAGAGCTGTATGACGCCGATGTCTCGCCGGCGCTGGTCTCAAAGGTCACCGATGCGGTCATGGAGCAGGTTGTCGAATGGCAAAACCGGCCTCTGGATGCAGTCTATCCCATTGTTTATCTTGACTGTATCGTTCTAAAAGTCCGGCAGGACAGCCGCATCATCAACAAATCTGTGTTCCTGGCGCTGGGCATCAACATCGAAGGCCAGAAAGAGTTGCTAGGTATGTGGCTGGCCGAAAATGAAGGCGCAAAGTTCTGGCTGAACGTGCTGACAGAGCTGAAAAACCGCGGCCTGAACGATATCCTTATCGCCTGCGTAGACGGGCTGAAAGGTTTCCCTGACGCTATTAACGCGGTGTATCCGGAGGCGCGGCTCCAGCTGTGTATCGTACATATGGTGCGCAACAGCCTGCGGTTCGTCTCCTGGAAGGACTACAAGGCCGTCACCCGCGACCTGAAAGCTATCTATCAGGCCCCTACGGAAGAAGCCGGCTTGCAGGCGCTGGAAGCGTTCTCCAGTGCCTGGGACATCCGCTACCCGCAAATAAGTCGAAGCTGGCAGGCAAACTGGGCCAATCTGGCCACGTTCTTTGCCTACCCAACGGACATCCGCAAGGTGATCTACACGACCAACGCCATCGAGTCGTTAAACAGCGTGATCCGGCATGCCATCAAAAAGCGCAAGGTGTTCCCGACCGACGACGCAGTGAAAAAGGTGGTGTGGCTGGCGATACAGGCGGCCTCACAGAAATGGACAATGCCTTTGAGGGACTGGCGCATGGCAATGAGCCGCTTTATTATCGAGTTCGGTGAACGCCTGGACGGTCACTTCTGA
- the istB gene encoding IS21-like element ISSoEn3 family helper ATPase IstB has protein sequence MDTLLMALRELKLSAMVQALETQRELPGSYGELGFEERLSLMVEAENLHRKNNYICRIRRQSQMRLQAKPEDIRYIPSRGVTPEQMRDLLGGQYLKYQKSILITGPTGTGKTWLSCALGEQACRQQYSVRYWRVGRLLAHLHQCQVDGTYLKQLKQLEKIELLILDDVGLESISPMQATILLEVMEDRYDKSSSILISQLPVKKWYGLIENPTIADALLDRLVHPSYRLELKGESLRKVQGVASTGKID, from the coding sequence ATGGATACACTGTTAATGGCTCTGCGAGAGCTGAAGTTGTCGGCAATGGTACAGGCGTTGGAGACGCAACGCGAACTCCCGGGGAGTTATGGGGAGCTGGGGTTCGAGGAGCGGTTGTCGCTGATGGTAGAAGCGGAAAATTTGCATAGAAAAAATAACTACATATGCCGTATTCGACGGCAATCGCAAATGCGCTTGCAGGCAAAACCGGAAGATATTCGCTATATCCCTAGCCGAGGAGTGACACCGGAACAGATGCGAGATCTGCTAGGGGGACAATATTTGAAATATCAGAAAAGCATACTCATCACGGGGCCGACAGGTACGGGCAAAACCTGGCTCAGTTGTGCGCTTGGTGAGCAGGCATGCCGGCAGCAATATAGCGTGCGTTACTGGCGAGTGGGTCGGTTGCTGGCCCATCTTCACCAGTGTCAGGTAGACGGGACCTATCTAAAACAGCTTAAGCAGTTAGAAAAAATAGAGTTACTGATCTTGGACGACGTGGGCCTAGAATCAATAAGTCCGATGCAGGCAACGATACTGTTGGAGGTGATGGAAGATCGCTACGACAAAAGCAGCAGCATCCTGATCAGTCAACTGCCGGTGAAAAAATGGTATGGACTGATAGAAAACCCCACGATAGCTGACGCGTTACTCGATCGGTTAGTACACCCCAGCTATAGACTGGAACTTAAAGGTGAATCACTACGCAAAGTGCAAGGAGTAGCCAGCACAGGAAAAATAGACTAA